CTTTTTCCAGAAATACGTTTTCATTATCTGAATCCTGTTTACCAAGTTTACGTCTAATCTTGCCCTTTACCTTCTCCATAAAGCTCTGTGCAAGAAGCTTATCCAGTTCTTCCTTGCTGGCTTCTTCATATGGGATTCCTACAAAAAGAGGCAGCTCAAAATCTCTTTTGGCAAGCATCTTCTCCTGAACCTTAGGCGAAAACCATGATAAATCCAGCTTAGCTTCTTTCCCCAAGCTAAGTAGCTTTCTATATACAGAATACTGTTGCATTTGGTTCCCCAAACCGCCTGCAATCTTAACTATAACCATTCCCCATACCCCCGGTACATTTTTATGTTTTTAATTATTTGCAATGATCCACTTATATGCCCTGATCATTGCATCCGGCTCACTGATCTCCTGAACCGGCAGAACATAATTCTCATATGTTCCAAAAAGATCTGTAGCAATTCCTCTGCTCTTTACAGAGTATCCAATTACAAGTGTAGGTACACCTGAGCTGTAAGCTGCAATTGTAGAATGTGTCCTTGCGCCTACAAAAAAGCTGCACATAGAAATATACCCCTTAAGTTCCTGTGCAGGAGCATCGCCGATTAGTGTAACCCTCTTTGAATCCTTAAACTCAAGATAAAGCTCCTCAAGTGGTCTCCTGTCGTCATTACTTGGCCATACAACATGAGGAACAAGTGCTATATTCTGATCAGTTTCATTCAGGATATACCTGATAAAATTCCTGTAATTCTCAATCGTTATGCCCGGAATCTTCTCTTTGTCCTGAACCATCGGACTAAGGTTAATTCCTATGGTCTTGCCTGGAACAAATGCCTTGGATACAGTAACCTTGCTGGTTTCCAGCTCAAAAGCAGGGTCTCTGCGCAATATGACCTTATCTTCAGAAATACCTGCGTCCAAAAGAGCCTTGTAAGTAATCGACTCTCTTGCATATATTTTTGAATATGAATCAAGATCTTGTACGAGCTTTTGATCCTTAAGAGAATCCGGCTCTATAGAGCATCCCCAGAGAACTGTCTCAAAGCCCTTTTGTCTAAAAACATTATGGGCAAGAATTAAATCCTCTACCATATCAGGATAGCAATAATTATCACCGCCAATTGATACTGCAAGTGGTGTCACATTCTGATACTCTGCTGTTATTTTACGGAAAAGAGAAAAAGCATCCTTATACTTGTATCTGAGAAAAGACTCCCTGTCCCCGGTGATCTTGCGGTAGACATAATAGAAAATGTGAGCAATTGTATCTCTGTCAATATGCCTGTCTTCAACAAGCCTGCACAAGCCTTCTTTTTCCAGATGAGCCAGAGAATATCTGCGGTCCTCATCTACACTGTTTGAAACCACCAAAACCGGGATACTGGTGCTGACACCTGCTTCCTTTCTCAGTTTTGCTATCAATTTGACAGTGCTGTTAACAATTGCCTCGCAGCCATGATTGCCTGAACCGGCGTGCATATATAAAATTATTGGTCTGTTAAGATCCATACTCATCACTTAGCCCCTTTATGTCTGGCATACAGATTAAGATATAAATCAGGACTTATCCTGAACATCATCACTTTTATTTTATGTCCGATAGGAAGTCCGGCAAAGGCCCCCCTTGTCTTAAGCGCATGTCTTATCTGTTCATTAACCAGCTTCATAGCTTCTTTATCAAGCTTTTCATCACGTAAGTCTCCCTGAGTTGCAACCTTCCCCGCAACCAAAAGAGCTGTCAATATCTGAGACACAGCTACTGAAACAAATGCATATGGCGAAAAGTACTCCTTAGCTTCCATAAGCTTATCCTCTGCAAGCCTCCAGCACTTTATCTGATCAAGATAGCTCTTTTTAAATGCTCTGTTCATTGCGCTGTTCTCATTTTCAGAGTAAATATAGTCACCGTCGGCTATACAGCGAATACTATACTTTTTCTCAAGATACAGAGCATAATCCATGAGAAATAGCAGATCTTCGCCTATTGTAAGGCCCTCTATAAATCTGATCCCGCCTTCAACAATTGAAGCTCTGTCAAAAAGTTTGCCCCAAACATGGGTATTTTCACGAAGGATCACATTTTCTATGTACTGATAGCCATTTATTTTCCTGGTAGCTGAATAATTATCCGTTTCATCTACCAAAAGAGTACTCTCATCAGCAAATTTGATCATATTGCCCAAAAGTCCATCTGTAACCGCATCATCCGCATCTACAAACACGACAAATCTGCCTGTAGCCTCGCTAATACCGATATTTCTGGCACGTGATACTCCACCGTTATCTGTATGCTTAACCTTTATCCTTCCAAGCTCATCTCCTGCTGCAAGTTCATCACATAGGATATCACTCCCGTCTGTAGAACCGTCATCAACAAGAATAATTTCAATTTCTTTCGGATCAAGATTCTTTTGGTTCAAACATGACAAGACACACCTCTTTAGTGTGTCCTTAGCCTGATATACAGGAATGATCATGCTGATTGTCTTATTCCTATCCAAAGACATAAATAATCCCTACTCCATATTAGTATAAAGTCCACTCATCTCTTGGAACGCCATGTATTGTTCCAAGTCCATAATGTTCAGCAAGTACCTGATTTATCCAGAATCTCCATTCCTCCTGGATATCATTCTCATAGGCTACAGTAAATCTATTCTCCCACTGTGGTCTTAATATAGGCGCCTGAACATTAGCCCCCGGCTCTACATCCAGTTCTGAGAGATAAACGTCTCTCTCGTCAACTTCTCTTTTGATTCTGGCAAGATTAGCCCCATCCTCTATATATCCCAGGAGGAAAAAGACTCCAAACACTGCGACGATGCAGGCAAGAGCAGCCTGAAGAAGCTTCTCAGAAGACATTGATAATATCGAAATCCCCTGAGCTATTGCCGTCATCAGAAAAATACTTGCACCATAATATGATCTGAGTGCAGAAGAAGGGACCATTATAAGCGCATAGCATGTCGCCAGGAATAAAAAGCCAAACATAGCCATTACTGACATCTTTTCAAGTATCTTCTTGTCACGTCCAAATACGAACAATGCAATTATTACAATTGATACAAACACAGCAACCAGAACAAAATAGTAATCCTTGATAACAAGGGTTATCTTAAGAAACCTTGCTACAAGCGCCAAAAGTCCGGTATGCTCCTCTTCAGTAACAGATAATCTTCCAAAGTTACCAGGAGCAGAAACCATAAGTCCAAACCCAACAAGGCTTCCCACCAGTCCTGTTATCATATATGGCCTGATAAAACTAAAGCTCTTTTTACTGATAACAAAGTGATATACCAGTTCGATCAGTATGAACAAAATCAGACCACCGGATGTATTTTCATTACACCAGCCAGCCAAAACTCCAAAAAAGAACATTCCTACAGCAAGTAAGGCACCATTCTTCTGCTGCCTGATGCTCTTTCTAAAAAGAGTAATAAAGCCCATTATGATAGTAGTCGTAAAGAGATAGTTGCAAGCCCCATCTTCCCAGAAAACTGTATTTGCAATGGCCGGATCAAAAAACCACAGCATTATCAGTATGAATCCATACACGCGAACATCAAATTCTTTTCTGACATCAACGTTTAGATAAATAAGTAGCGATAACAATGTAAATACCGCGCCGGCAACAACATTAAATACGCCCTTTACTCCGATATACAGAAAGACTCTGAGGATCATGTGCGCAACGCTTCGGCCGGTATGTCCTACCCAATGCTCATATTCCTGAGCAAAAAGATCAAAAAAGCTATTGGCCCCTGCAACAGTATCCATATAAATTATGTCATCTGACAGATATGGCGTTAAAAACTCATAAATAGTCACAGCCAAAAACGCCACTATAACCATTATGTAAAAAACATTCTTCCTAGTCTTTAGAGACATTTTTATTTATCATCCTTTCACTAAAAGAGCACAGATAGACGCCCATAATAGGAAGCATCAAATTTCTTCCGATATACACAGACACAAATGTAGCCTCAATAACCGTATATATTGACATCGAAAGAAGAAGCAACACACTCCATAAGTCTCTTCTCTTGTAACAGACATATATAAATACTATGAGTAGTATACAGATAAGTGCTGCCGGTATTATTCCGTACCAATAGATAAGCCTGACCCATCCCATGTCAAAGTATTCTTCTGACATTCTGTCTGAAAACAGTTTCCAGGTTCCTATAGAACCTGCATGTTTCTCATTTCCTCTGTACAGGTCGTGTATCCTGTTGTTTAACAGTTCATCT
The sequence above is a segment of the Butyrivibrio proteoclasticus B316 genome. Coding sequences within it:
- a CDS encoding glycosyltransferase family 2 protein, with translation MSLDRNKTISMIIPVYQAKDTLKRCVLSCLNQKNLDPKEIEIILVDDGSTDGSDILCDELAAGDELGRIKVKHTDNGGVSRARNIGISEATGRFVVFVDADDAVTDGLLGNMIKFADESTLLVDETDNYSATRKINGYQYIENVILRENTHVWGKLFDRASIVEGGIRFIEGLTIGEDLLFLMDYALYLEKKYSIRCIADGDYIYSENENSAMNRAFKKSYLDQIKCWRLAEDKLMEAKEYFSPYAFVSVAVSQILTALLVAGKVATQGDLRDEKLDKEAMKLVNEQIRHALKTRGAFAGLPIGHKIKVMMFRISPDLYLNLYARHKGAK
- a CDS encoding polysaccharide pyruvyl transferase family protein; protein product: MSMDLNRPIILYMHAGSGNHGCEAIVNSTVKLIAKLRKEAGVSTSIPVLVVSNSVDEDRRYSLAHLEKEGLCRLVEDRHIDRDTIAHIFYYVYRKITGDRESFLRYKYKDAFSLFRKITAEYQNVTPLAVSIGGDNYCYPDMVEDLILAHNVFRQKGFETVLWGCSIEPDSLKDQKLVQDLDSYSKIYARESITYKALLDAGISEDKVILRRDPAFELETSKVTVSKAFVPGKTIGINLSPMVQDKEKIPGITIENYRNFIRYILNETDQNIALVPHVVWPSNDDRRPLEELYLEFKDSKRVTLIGDAPAQELKGYISMCSFFVGARTHSTIAAYSSGVPTLVIGYSVKSRGIATDLFGTYENYVLPVQEISEPDAMIRAYKWIIANN
- a CDS encoding DUF3329 domain-containing protein, whose protein sequence is MSLKTRKNVFYIMVIVAFLAVTIYEFLTPYLSDDIIYMDTVAGANSFFDLFAQEYEHWVGHTGRSVAHMILRVFLYIGVKGVFNVVAGAVFTLLSLLIYLNVDVRKEFDVRVYGFILIMLWFFDPAIANTVFWEDGACNYLFTTTIIMGFITLFRKSIRQQKNGALLAVGMFFFGVLAGWCNENTSGGLILFILIELVYHFVISKKSFSFIRPYMITGLVGSLVGFGLMVSAPGNFGRLSVTEEEHTGLLALVARFLKITLVIKDYYFVLVAVFVSIVIIALFVFGRDKKILEKMSVMAMFGFLFLATCYALIMVPSSALRSYYGASIFLMTAIAQGISILSMSSEKLLQAALACIVAVFGVFFLLGYIEDGANLARIKREVDERDVYLSELDVEPGANVQAPILRPQWENRFTVAYENDIQEEWRFWINQVLAEHYGLGTIHGVPRDEWTLY